GACAGCATGATCAGTTCCGTCAACATGCACCTTGCCGTGACCGGTCATGATCGACTGATGGTGAATGAAGCAATACTGGTGCGTATCGGTCACTGGAACTCCTGATGGTGTGCAGACAGGATACAGTTCCGGTTTCAATCGAAAGTGCGTGGGATAATCGGTGGGGAAAATCAATGCAGCCATGTAGCGGTCACCCTGCATCAGTTTCAATCGACGCGTCTGCCCACGGAAGGCAACCTCATCAACTACGGCATATTTTTTCTCACTAACAGGTGCATCACCCCGCGTAAGTGATGTGAGCATCGCAGTCGAAACACCCGCTGCCCCCTGAGAAAGAAAATTGCGTCGTGATAGTTCAAACATGTAATCTCCTTAAACTGTGTTCTGGACCACGGATTACACGGATTGTATTTAGCCACAGAGATCACAGACCATACTCACGCTGTTCGCAGGATTTGCTGAACGCGTTGTTGGGGGTCACCATGCCAATGTGCTATGAGCTTACAATTTCAAACTACGTTCAACCATGAACGTCGTCGAGTACAAATAGACTGTCGAACCTTGAGTCTAACAGTCAATTGATCTTTGACAACAAAAATCAGGTAAAATAAGTAACGCGGATCGCGCGACTTTTTTACGAACAGAGTTGGGAATGGGGAGCCTTAAATTTGGGTGCGGAATAACATTGGGTTGAACGGGAACGCCGACAGGGATTCTGATCGACATCTTCGCGTGCCCCCTGATTCCGCGAAAAGGAATGGGTTCAGTTATCGCGTTGGGAGTCCGCGAATTGGGTATTTTTTCCGGAATCCAGTAATCGTATGAGTTTCACGAACAGAATCGCTCACTTCGTCCCGTCCCAGTCAATCTTGCAGTTCGGCAACGCTCGCTGGAGTTTATTGATACCTTCGTCGGCAACCGCTGAGCCGCGGAGGTCCAGCTTCCGGAGGCTGGCAAGCCCGGCCAGGTGCTTCAGGCCGGCGCTGGAAATCTGCGTGTTGGAAATCCGTAGCGTTCGCAAATCTTCGAACCCCCCGAGGTTCGCCAGGCCTTCGTCCATCAATGCGATTCCGTCCAGATCTAAGTAAGCCGGAGCCCGAACGGTTCCGAAGAGTTGAAACAGATCTCCTGTAATCGCAGAACTGCTCAGCTTCAACTGAAACCCGTGCGAGTTTTCGAGCTTCCACCCCCACCCTCCGGGGAACACAATCTGCATAGAATCTGACGAGGCGATCAATTCCAGCACACCACGAGGGGAAACTTGTGTGCCGCGGAGATTGACGGAATGCAGCTCAGGCAGCCCCTTTAGGTGCTCCAGGGCTGCGTCGGTCACTTCGGTACCGCTCAGGTTCAGCGAATAGAGATGTGTTGCCCCCCGCAGGTACTTGATGCCTGCATCCGTGACCTTGGAGCGACTGAGCCAGAGACCGCTAACCTTGTTCCAGTAGCTGAAGTCTCGCAGAATCTGATCGGTGACCGCACTGTGACCAAGACTCTCAAATCCGGTGTCGAGAAACTCCACCATGGAAATCTCATCGCCCGCCGCAATTGTGGTGAACGCCCTGAGTGTCTCGGGGGCGAGATTCCGACTCAAGGAATGAGAAGTGATGGGACCGGCCGTGTTCACACGCGGCCCTCGGCGGCGCGCACTGGAAATGCTCGGCAGCGATTCGTGGTTGACGGTAGAGCTCATGGTGTCGGCCGCGAGGTCGCGGGGCTCGGTCCAGAGGATATCTGAGTCGGCGATCTCAGCCACAAGAATGGTGTTTTCACGCCCGTCACGAAAGTCCTCAGATGACGTCGGCTGGTCGAACGGGAACGCCGTGTCCTTCCCAACAATGACAACGTAGCTCGTCACCGAGTCCGATTCTGGCTCGCTGGGACAATGATAGGTCTCGGGCATCTTGTGGGCCAGGCGGATGTTGTTCGGCCCATTCCATGGCTCGTCGAAACTGTAAGCATCGTAGAGCTGTTGTTCATCCATATACGGTAGGAGGAGGACCCGCCAGCTGTGAATGGGTGTGCCATCCTCGTCAGCCAAGTAGGCGGGTGGAAAGTGGCCGTGGACTGCATGATAGTTGTGCATCGCGAGGTGCAACTTGCCCACGGGCCAACTGCAACTGGAGTGAAGTGCCGCTTGGCGCGCGATGTCAACAGAGTGCCACAGGACGCCGACAAGCACTGCGAGTCCTATGCCGCTGACGACGATCACGATCCAATGCACACGCCGGGAAGCCTCACGGCCGGTCTTCTTGGTTCGTTTCGGTGCGGCCACGTCAGTAGATCCTCTCTTAGTTTCGTTCTGCTCGCAGGCTGAACTGATACCAACGGCATCTGGCTCTCGGTTCTGCCATGATTTCTCTCATGGGGCAAATCAGTTTCTCTGGAAGGCTGTTTCTTGAAAAGGTTCCGTTGTATTTATACAGCTCAAATTTCACGACTCTTCGACACATTGTACCATCAAGACAGCACTTGCAATATCTGGATGGCAAATTCTCAGGGCGGCTCAGAAAAGCCGTTTCCCGAGTTGTGCGAACAATGGTCGCCTTGGCAAAACGGTTACGCGGAAAGTTTTAATAGTCGTTTCCGGGATGAATGACGTTTCGTGGGCGTATTCGCCTCCTTTTTAATTATCCAGAAACCTGAATTGTTTATCAATTTCTGGATTCGGTTAAAGGGAGCATATCAGCGAACGTTTTCACGAACAGAATCACTCTAGACGGTTAGTCCTGGGCACCAATTGTTATCTATGGCCTGCTCTTTCCGCGGCCAGTTGTGGAGCAAGAAAAGGTCTTCATCGGCAAAGTAGTAAGGACCAGCCCGGGTTGAACAGCGTCAAATGTCGAAGTTCTCCGACAGTCGTTTCAGCCCGATAATGGCGACAGATCACTTTCCGCGAAGAACAAACCTCTGACCGAAAAAAGTCTGTCAATCGGGATCGTTCATGGCCATCCCAAACTTCGATGACTGACTAATCCAGTAAGGATTTCTCTATTTCTTCGATCTGCTGCGTTGTGATGTGTTGAACCTGACATGCCGGCAATGCCGTCTGCAATTGCGTAAGAAGCTCGTCAGACAGATCACAGTCGATGAACGTTAACAGAGACAATTTTGGAATGGCCTTGAATGACGTCAAGCTTTTCTTGGAAAGCTGTGTATTGCGAAGCGTGAGGAATTTCAGTCCCGGCAACCGGTGCAGCTGTGCAACGTTGTCAGCGTTCGCGTCATACAAATTCACTATCTCAAGCTTCGGACACTTTGCAAGATGCGCTATACCAGTTTGGGTTGGCTACTGAAAAATAATACGCTCGGCTGCGATTCCCGGGTCTCAACAACAGAGGTACAAAAAAAGTGATGAAAAATCACTTTGTTTTAGACACGGAAACCGCAGCGGTTACAATTAACGGTGATCCATACCTGGAGCGGTTCCAGGCTGATTCATATGGGAAATCTCAGTCTGGCTCAGCTTTCCAGAAAATTGATTGAATTGAGTATACAGGAGCTATGAATGTCTGATCTCACTGACTCGGATTCAGAAAATAAGTCGACGACAAAGGGTACCCGATCCCGAACTTTCTGGTATGCAGGGCTCTGCTGTACTCTCTTGATTTCGGCCTGTTATATTAACCGCCATCGATGGCCATTTTTTGTTTTTCACGTAGCGATATCTCCATCTGGAGAACAACTACTCGTCTTCCACAATACAAATTTCTTCATTCCCACTCTTGTTCCTTCCAAGCATCAGGTGTCCCTCTGCAACATCCGCAACCAGGAGGTACTATGGACAGCGACCATTCAAAGACGTTTTGTTTATCGACTGATGTTCTCACCCGAAGGGGCTCCGGTTGTCCTGCATCAGTCAGGGTATTACTCCGTCTATAATCAGGATGGTCAGGAAACAACGAAAAAGCTTGAAATAGGAGGAGCCATGCGTGATGCCATTATGGTCGGCAATGAAGTCTTTGCAATTAATCGACATGGCAAATGGTGTATTGGTAATCGGGTGGGGATATTTGAACCACAGTCACTGTTTGACTCAGAACGGGTGACCGCCTCTATCGCCCCGGGGGGTGAAATGATCGCGGCAATGGACCCATATTCTCGGCAATTGCACATCCAACTGATGGAGACCAACAAGACTCAAATGGTAGACTTTCCGGACAAGATAGAAGATATCGCTTCAATTGAGCATCGCCAAATTCTGGTCCTGACAGTATCTGGAGACTGTTTCCTGGTCGCCCTTGGAGAGGATGGGGAAGCAGCCGAAGTGACAAAGCTGATTTCCATTGATGACTATAACCCGGTCGGAACAGAAGGAATAAAAAGGATTGACAGTGTAAATGACGGCTCTCTATTCATACTTTATACATTACGTCAAAAGCCGATATTAAACATCTTTGAAAAAGAAGGGGGAAAGTATAAAGTGACGCGCGTCGACTGCCGTCCACAGCTTGACAGAGATGAGCA
The sequence above is a segment of the Gimesia algae genome. Coding sequences within it:
- a CDS encoding DUF1559 family PulG-like putative transporter, translated to MAAPKRTKKTGREASRRVHWIVIVVSGIGLAVLVGVLWHSVDIARQAALHSSCSWPVGKLHLAMHNYHAVHGHFPPAYLADEDGTPIHSWRVLLLPYMDEQQLYDAYSFDEPWNGPNNIRLAHKMPETYHCPSEPESDSVTSYVVIVGKDTAFPFDQPTSSEDFRDGRENTILVAEIADSDILWTEPRDLAADTMSSTVNHESLPSISSARRRGPRVNTAGPITSHSLSRNLAPETLRAFTTIAAGDEISMVEFLDTGFESLGHSAVTDQILRDFSYWNKVSGLWLSRSKVTDAGIKYLRGATHLYSLNLSGTEVTDAALEHLKGLPELHSVNLRGTQVSPRGVLELIASSDSMQIVFPGGWGWKLENSHGFQLKLSSSAITGDLFQLFGTVRAPAYLDLDGIALMDEGLANLGGFEDLRTLRISNTQISSAGLKHLAGLASLRKLDLRGSAVADEGINKLQRALPNCKIDWDGTK